In the genome of Candidatus Woesearchaeota archaeon, the window TCTTTTTGGAGCCGGCAAATTTTGAAGAGCAGAAAAGGGATTTTGAGAAGCTGAAAGAGCTTGTTGAGGACAATATCGGGCTTATAATTGTTGACACAATAAGCATGCTCTACCGCGCAGAGCGCGGTGACGAGGACATAAGAGACATGAACAATTCGCTTGGAAGGCAGCTGAATTACCTGACTGAAATTGCAAGGAAGAAAAGGATTCCTGTGATAATCACAAATCAGGTGTACTCTGATTTTGAAAAGCGGGATTCTGTGAAGATGGTTGGAGGGGACATGCTGAAATACACAAGCAAGTGCCTCATTGAACTTCAGAACTCTGATGACAGGAAAAAAGCAATTCTAAGAAAACACAGAAGCCTTCCTGAGGGCAGAGAGGAGTTCTTTGAGATAACTGAAAAGGGCGTATTCCTTTCAAAGGAAAAGCAGGGCTTCCATCTTTTCTAAGCATTTTTCTGAATATCATACACTTCAAAAGCCATATTGTCCCCGTCTTTAAGGAAGAATTTTTTTCTGAGAAAAACAGGCG includes:
- the radB gene encoding DNA repair and recombination protein RadB, coding for MELSSGKKEKYEHRESSLVPSGTEVIDSLLKGGYERDVITTIYGPSGSGKTNLCLLALIAVSKQKKVIFIDTEGGFSVSRLNQLCGNSKDVMSRTFFLEPANFEEQKRDFEKLKELVEDNIGLIIVDTISMLYRAERGDEDIRDMNNSLGRQLNYLTEIARKKRIPVIITNQVYSDFEKRDSVKMVGGDMLKYTSKCLIELQNSDDRKKAILRKHRSLPEGREEFFEITEKGVFLSKEKQGFHLF